From Echinicola soli, a single genomic window includes:
- a CDS encoding Mpo1 family 2-hydroxy fatty acid dioxygenase: MRKIDQLLEEYGVSHQNQTNKMIHWFCVPAIFFSVVGLIYSIPAGSISFLQDYIGAFANWATIVLAVVLFYYYSLSPPLALGMFLFSALCLFLANFITIVAPIPLWAVCLIIFLFSWALQFYGHKIEGKKPSFLKDIQFLLIGPAWLMHFIYKQLGFSY; this comes from the coding sequence ATAAGAAAAATTGATCAATTATTAGAAGAATATGGGGTAAGCCATCAAAATCAAACCAATAAAATGATCCATTGGTTTTGTGTACCTGCTATATTCTTTAGCGTAGTGGGGCTTATTTACAGCATCCCCGCTGGCTCCATCAGCTTTCTACAAGATTATATTGGTGCTTTTGCCAATTGGGCGACGATCGTGTTGGCGGTCGTGTTATTTTACTATTATTCCCTTTCGCCACCGCTGGCCTTGGGCATGTTCTTGTTTTCAGCCCTTTGCTTGTTCCTTGCCAATTTTATCACCATTGTTGCCCCCATCCCGCTGTGGGCAGTGTGTCTGATCATTTTTCTCTTTTCATGGGCTTTACAGTTCTACGGTCATAAAATAGAAGGAAAAAAGCCTTCATTTTTAAAGGACATTCAATTTTTATTGATCGGTCCTGCTTGGTTAATGCATTTCATCTATAAACAACTTGGCTTTTCTTATTAA